A single Chloroflexota bacterium DNA region contains:
- a CDS encoding transposase: MDSEQIAEYACRYSDELMLWQPSSELVEQLQGWLTTREQLVQQATAQQNALRGLRRQVVRIAFAEQVYEHMITETRSRNKALEQEIYCLIDQHPTAHRLLTWLVTIPGVGLLLAAHILVLTHCAMHPFPAPKLATHLGIAPIARESGTSVYAHLTSRHYGPSQPRKLLHLAARSVSTHDKHFRAYYARKVAESKAKKLVLNNRHYRE; encoded by the coding sequence GTGGACAGTGAGCAAATTGCCGAATACGCCTGTCGCTACAGCGACGAACTGATGCTCTGGCAGCCGTCGAGCGAACTGGTCGAACAATTGCAGGGCTGGCTCACCACGCGCGAACAGTTGGTTCAGCAAGCGACCGCACAGCAGAACGCCTTGCGCGGGTTACGGCGCCAAGTCGTCCGCATCGCGTTCGCCGAGCAGGTCTATGAACACATGATCACCGAAACTCGCTCGCGCAATAAAGCCCTGGAGCAAGAAATCTATTGCTTGATTGACCAACATCCCACCGCACATCGTTTGCTGACTTGGCTCGTCACCATTCCGGGCGTGGGGCTCTTGCTGGCGGCGCACATCTTGGTACTCACGCACTGTGCGATGCACCCGTTTCCAGCCCCCAAACTCGCGACGCATCTTGGGATTGCGCCCATTGCTCGCGAAAGTGGCACATCCGTCTATGCCCACCTCACCTCGCGTCATTATGGTCCGAGCCAACCGCGCAAGTTACTGCATTTGGCGGCGCGTTCGGTCAGCACGCACGACAAACACTTTCGGGCGTACTACGCGAGGAAGGTCGCGGAAAGCAAAGCCAAAAAACTTGTTTTGAATAATAGACATTATCGGGAATAA
- the cobU gene encoding bifunctional adenosylcobinamide kinase/adenosylcobinamide-phosphate guanylyltransferase, which translates to MNKRFVFILGGARSGKTRHALELAPQLGARVTYLATAEPGDDEMRTRIAHHRTERPAHWQTIEAARNIGDALARVDADVVLLDCITLLVTNAMLAAGEHATFEEQQACVNAEIEALLAAYRAGNFTLVAVSNEVGLGVVPEYPLGRAYRDLLGWANQHLARAADEALFMVAGLAMKVKG; encoded by the coding sequence ATGAACAAACGATTCGTGTTCATTCTCGGCGGCGCGCGGAGCGGCAAGACGCGCCATGCGCTTGAACTCGCGCCGCAACTTGGCGCGCGCGTGACCTATCTCGCGACTGCCGAGCCGGGCGACGACGAGATGCGGACGCGCATCGCGCATCATCGCACCGAACGACCCGCGCACTGGCAGACCATCGAAGCCGCGCGCAACATTGGCGATGCGCTCGCGCGTGTGGACGCGGATGTGGTCTTGCTCGATTGCATCACCTTGCTCGTCACGAACGCGATGCTCGCGGCTGGCGAGCACGCGACGTTCGAGGAGCAACAGGCGTGCGTGAACGCGGAGATCGAAGCATTGCTCGCAGCGTATCGCGCCGGCAATTTCACGCTCGTCGCCGTATCGAACGAGGTCGGGCTAGGCGTTGTGCCGGAGTATCCGCTCGGACGCGCGTATCGCGATTTGCTCGGCTGGGCGAATCAACATCTCGCGCGCGCGGCGGATGAGGCGCTGTTTATGGTTGCCGGGCTAGCGATGAAGGTCAAGGGGTAG